One stretch of Halapricum desulfuricans DNA includes these proteins:
- a CDS encoding phosphotransacetylase family protein encodes MDPVVVTSTEAATGKTAVSLGIAQLAKAAGHSVGYMKPKGTRLQSATGKTRDEDPMLARELLELDAEMHELEPIVYTPTFIEEAIRGRERPDELRERILENYEKQADERDLMVVEGTDRLSTGGIVDLTDPEIAEMIGAKVVLLSRYDEAGDVDEIIAAAEQIGDNFAGVLFNAVPDSQLDQLTTDVAPFLENRGINVLGVIPRVQELAGMTVGELADRLGAEVLTTDVSTDVFIERITVGAMSAEGALTQFRRTQNAAMITGGDRSEIVTAALQASGIKCIILGGGFRPTGAVLGEAEKRGVPVLLLQSDTRMAIDRAEDVLQSGPTRDPETVERMGQLLEDHADVDVLLEE; translated from the coding sequence ATGGACCCAGTAGTTGTCACCTCCACGGAAGCGGCGACCGGCAAGACGGCTGTCAGTCTCGGGATCGCCCAGTTGGCCAAGGCAGCGGGTCACAGCGTCGGTTACATGAAGCCCAAGGGCACGCGCCTGCAGAGCGCGACCGGCAAGACCCGCGACGAGGACCCGATGCTCGCGCGGGAGTTGCTGGAGCTCGACGCCGAGATGCACGAGCTCGAACCCATCGTCTACACGCCGACGTTCATCGAAGAGGCGATTCGCGGGCGCGAACGGCCCGACGAACTCCGCGAGCGGATTCTCGAGAACTACGAGAAGCAGGCCGACGAACGCGATCTGATGGTCGTCGAGGGGACCGACCGGCTCTCGACCGGCGGGATCGTCGACCTCACCGATCCCGAAATCGCCGAGATGATCGGCGCAAAGGTCGTACTGCTGTCCCGATACGACGAGGCCGGCGACGTCGACGAGATCATCGCGGCCGCCGAGCAGATCGGGGACAACTTCGCCGGCGTGCTGTTCAACGCCGTCCCGGACAGCCAACTTGACCAGCTGACGACCGACGTCGCGCCGTTCCTGGAGAACCGCGGGATCAACGTACTGGGCGTCATTCCCCGCGTGCAGGAACTGGCGGGCATGACCGTCGGTGAACTCGCAGATCGCCTCGGTGCCGAAGTGCTGACGACCGACGTCTCGACGGACGTGTTCATCGAGCGGATCACCGTGGGGGCGATGTCCGCGGAGGGCGCGCTCACCCAGTTCCGCCGCACGCAGAACGCCGCGATGATAACCGGCGGCGACCGTTCGGAGATCGTCACCGCGGCGCTTCAGGCGTCCGGTATCAAATGCATCATCCTCGGTGGCGGCTTCCGACCGACGGGCGCGGTCCTCGGCGAGGCCGAGAAACGCGGTGTCCCGGTACTGCTGTTGCAGTCCGACACCCGGATGGCGATCGACCGCGCGGAGGACGTCCTGCAGAGCGGCCCCACCCGCGATCCCGAGACCGTCGAACGGATGGGCCAGCTGCTCGAAGACCACGCCGACGTCGACGTCCTGCTCGAGGAGTAG